One genomic region from Amycolatopsis sp. FBCC-B4732 encodes:
- a CDS encoding MerR family transcriptional regulator encodes MDGGSGARSLSSSEVARALGVSQVTLRTWEQRYGIGASEREENGRRRYAPEDVDRLRRMRALQAQGTGAREAARLVLARAAAATTAHQRRERLTEAAELLDLATMGGLVDDSLGSLGVTKTWTDVLAPVLRAIGARWARFGDRDAMAAEWALATAASGALDRYTAPAPARAGRAPVLFVCAPTERHELAVKALGAALCDDGAPGMFLGGLVSLDVLRVVNARFAPSDVVVWSMTSQSADVRILHTLHAEGVPVRPAGPGWRGLPTAGEPLPPSFTGALAHFGC; translated from the coding sequence ATGGACGGCGGGTCCGGCGCACGGTCGCTCAGCTCGAGTGAGGTGGCGCGGGCACTGGGCGTGTCCCAGGTGACCCTGCGCACGTGGGAGCAGCGGTACGGCATCGGCGCCTCCGAGCGCGAGGAGAACGGCCGCCGCCGGTACGCGCCGGAGGACGTCGATCGCCTGCGGCGGATGCGGGCGCTGCAGGCGCAGGGCACCGGCGCGCGCGAGGCCGCCCGGCTGGTGCTGGCCCGGGCCGCGGCCGCCACGACCGCCCACCAGCGCCGGGAGCGGCTGACCGAAGCCGCCGAGCTCCTCGACCTGGCCACGATGGGCGGCCTGGTCGACGACTCGCTCGGCAGCCTGGGCGTGACGAAGACGTGGACCGACGTCCTCGCTCCGGTGCTGCGCGCGATCGGCGCGCGCTGGGCCCGGTTCGGCGACCGCGACGCCATGGCGGCGGAGTGGGCGCTGGCGACGGCCGCGTCCGGGGCGCTGGACCGGTACACGGCCCCGGCGCCGGCCCGGGCGGGGCGGGCGCCGGTCCTGTTCGTCTGCGCGCCGACGGAGCGCCACGAACTGGCGGTCAAGGCGCTCGGCGCGGCGCTGTGCGACGACGGCGCCCCGGGGATGTTCCTCGGCGGGCTCGTGTCGCTCGACGTCCTGCGGGTCGTCAACGCCCGCTTCGCCCCGAGCGACGTCGTGGTGTGGTCGATGACGTCGCAGTCCGCGGACGTGCGGATCCTGCACACCCTGCACGCGGAAGGGGTGCCGGTGCGCCCGGCGGGGCCGGGCTGGCGCGGGCTGCCGACCGCCGGGGAGCCGCTCCCGCCGTCGTTCACCGGTGCCCTCGCCCACTTCGGGTGCTGA
- a CDS encoding glycoside hydrolase family 2 TIM barrel-domain containing protein — protein MELNRRKLFEISTAGVATAGLSTLGLPQASPAGAAPAGPVTETVLLTGSDADHTVDWDFQVTAGRRAGEWSTIPTPSNWECHGFGSYHYGGDLVPAEKGSYRHRFTPPASWSGRRIFLVFEAAMTDAEVRVNGVSAGPVHQGGFYRFRYDATALLRLGEPNLLEVTVSKESADDSVNDAERRGDFWNFGGIFRPVTLQAYPAARVDRVAVDARADGTFTAQVTLAGVSTASRLIARLRRLDGTAVGDPFSVAVASGATSATLTTTAAQPLLWTAETPHLHQIELTLASAAGVALHSTVERFGFRTVEVRAGDGIYVNGRRIVLKGANRHTFWPTSGRTSSPRLARLDIELMKDMNMNAVRMSHYPPDAFFLDLCDELGLYVLDELTGWQRDYDEGVGAPLVEAMVRRDVNHPSILFWDNGNEGGWNTALDDDFGRHDPQRRAVLHPWATFSGVDTSHYQNYSSTVAKAAGSTVFMPTEFLHGLYDGGAGAGLNDYWKVMGGAQRSAGGFIWALVDESVARDDRGGALDTNGSRAPDGILGPYREKEGSFFTIKDIWSPVQLANPGYYDSVFPASFDQTVKLVNRYDFTNLRQCRFAWQLLAFAAPGTGAGHRVVAEGPADGPDVAAGATGALRLGLPADWAGADALRLDATDPAGRALTAWTWRIRKAPDYAARVVRPATTGSVVTTETTTDVTLIAGATRITIAKASGRLTGVRRDGSPVSLANGPAPAHGTAALTGFSHFRDGTGWVAQADYSGDLTSVRWRLDANGWLRLDYRYRATGDHEHLGVNFDYPEANVRGLTWLGDGPYRVYKNRLRGVHLDVWTKPYNDTATGASGFGYPEFKGYHARTHWAVLQTSEGAVTVVAAEEGLFLRLFTPAPGPDPQHAVTGYPAGGISFLDGIAPIGNKFHDVTALGPESRPNAATGDYHRTVYFRFDA, from the coding sequence GTGGAACTGAACCGTCGCAAGCTGTTCGAGATCAGCACGGCGGGCGTGGCGACCGCGGGGTTGTCCACGCTCGGCCTCCCGCAGGCGAGTCCGGCCGGTGCGGCACCGGCCGGCCCGGTGACCGAAACGGTACTCCTCACCGGCAGCGACGCCGACCACACCGTCGACTGGGACTTCCAGGTCACGGCCGGCCGCCGGGCGGGGGAGTGGAGCACGATCCCGACGCCGTCGAACTGGGAGTGCCACGGCTTCGGCAGCTACCACTACGGCGGCGACCTGGTGCCGGCGGAGAAGGGTAGCTACCGGCACCGGTTCACCCCGCCGGCGTCGTGGTCCGGCCGCCGCATCTTCCTGGTGTTCGAGGCCGCCATGACCGACGCCGAAGTGCGCGTCAACGGCGTCTCGGCGGGGCCGGTGCACCAGGGCGGGTTCTACCGCTTCCGTTACGACGCAACCGCTTTGCTGCGGCTCGGCGAGCCGAACCTGCTCGAAGTCACCGTCAGCAAGGAATCCGCGGACGACTCCGTGAACGACGCCGAGCGTCGCGGTGACTTCTGGAACTTCGGCGGCATCTTCCGGCCGGTGACCCTGCAGGCGTACCCGGCCGCCCGCGTCGACCGGGTCGCGGTCGACGCCCGCGCGGACGGGACCTTCACCGCGCAGGTCACCCTCGCCGGCGTGAGCACGGCGTCGCGGCTGATCGCGCGGCTGCGGAGGCTCGACGGCACCGCGGTCGGCGACCCCTTTTCCGTCGCCGTGGCGAGCGGGGCGACCAGCGCGACCCTGACCACGACGGCCGCGCAGCCGCTGCTGTGGACCGCCGAAACGCCCCACCTGCACCAGATCGAGCTGACGCTCGCGAGCGCCGCCGGAGTGGCCCTGCACAGCACGGTCGAACGCTTCGGCTTCCGCACGGTCGAAGTCCGGGCCGGGGACGGCATCTACGTCAACGGCCGGCGGATCGTCCTCAAAGGAGCGAACCGGCACACCTTCTGGCCGACCTCCGGTCGCACGTCGAGTCCCCGCCTGGCCCGGCTGGACATCGAGCTGATGAAGGACATGAACATGAACGCGGTCCGGATGTCGCACTACCCGCCGGACGCGTTCTTCCTCGACCTCTGCGACGAGCTCGGGCTCTACGTCCTGGACGAGCTGACCGGCTGGCAACGCGACTACGACGAGGGCGTCGGCGCCCCGCTCGTCGAGGCCATGGTGCGGCGCGACGTCAACCACCCGTCGATCCTGTTCTGGGACAACGGGAACGAAGGCGGCTGGAACACCGCGCTGGACGACGACTTCGGCCGCCACGACCCGCAGCGGCGCGCGGTGCTGCACCCGTGGGCGACCTTCAGCGGCGTCGACACCAGCCACTACCAGAACTACAGCAGCACCGTGGCCAAAGCCGCCGGTAGCACGGTCTTCATGCCGACGGAGTTCCTGCACGGGCTCTACGACGGCGGGGCCGGCGCCGGGCTGAACGACTACTGGAAGGTCATGGGTGGCGCGCAGCGCTCCGCGGGCGGGTTCATCTGGGCGCTGGTCGACGAAAGCGTGGCCCGCGACGACCGGGGCGGCGCGCTCGACACCAACGGCAGCCGGGCTCCCGACGGGATTCTCGGGCCGTACCGGGAGAAGGAAGGCAGCTTCTTCACGATCAAGGACATCTGGTCGCCGGTCCAGCTGGCCAATCCGGGCTACTACGACTCGGTCTTCCCGGCTTCGTTCGACCAGACGGTGAAGCTGGTCAACCGGTACGACTTCACGAACCTCCGGCAGTGCCGATTCGCCTGGCAGCTGCTGGCGTTCGCCGCCCCCGGCACGGGCGCCGGGCACCGGGTCGTCGCCGAGGGCCCGGCCGACGGCCCGGACGTCGCAGCCGGGGCGACCGGCGCGCTGCGGCTCGGCCTGCCCGCCGACTGGGCCGGCGCCGACGCGTTGCGGCTGGACGCGACCGACCCGGCCGGCCGGGCGCTCACCGCGTGGACGTGGCGGATCCGCAAGGCGCCGGACTACGCCGCCCGCGTGGTGCGGCCCGCGACCACGGGAAGCGTCGTCACGACCGAGACCACGACGGACGTGACGCTCATCGCGGGCGCCACCCGGATCACGATCGCCAAGGCGAGCGGACGGCTGACCGGCGTGCGGCGGGACGGCTCGCCGGTGTCGCTGGCGAACGGCCCGGCCCCCGCCCACGGGACGGCCGCGCTCACCGGGTTCAGCCACTTCCGCGACGGAACCGGCTGGGTGGCGCAAGCCGACTACAGCGGCGACCTGACTTCCGTGCGCTGGCGGCTGGACGCGAACGGCTGGCTGAGGCTGGATTACCGCTATCGCGCCACCGGAGATCACGAGCACCTCGGGGTGAACTTCGACTACCCCGAGGCGAACGTGCGGGGCCTGACCTGGCTGGGGGACGGGCCGTACCGGGTCTACAAGAACCGGTTGCGCGGGGTGCACCTCGATGTCTGGACCAAGCCGTACAACGACACCGCGACCGGCGCGAGCGGGTTCGGCTACCCGGAGTTCAAGGGTTACCACGCGCGGACTCACTGGGCCGTGCTGCAGACGTCCGAGGGGGCGGTCACGGTGGTCGCTGCGGAGGAAGGCCTGTTCCTGCGGTTGTTCACCCCTGCCCCAGGGCCCGATCCCCAGCACGCGGTGACCGGCTACCCGGCCGGCGGGATTTCTTTCTTGGACGGCATCGCGCCGATCGGAAACAAGTTCCACGACGTCACGGCGTTGGGCCCGGAAAGCCGGCCGAACGCCGCCACCGGTGATTACCACCGCACGGTGTACTTCCGCTTCGACGCGTGA
- a CDS encoding cytochrome bc complex cytochrome b subunit, protein MSSLTTPTKGSSPVEKALGDAANNADQRYHAAKGLRHQLNKVFPTHWSFLLGEIALYSFIILLLTGVYLTLFFDPSMQEVVYHGSFTNMQGLEMSQAFRTTLDISFDVRGGLFMRQLHHWAALIFVASMAVHMLRIFFTGAFRRPREANWVIGGLLLILGCFEGFFGYSLPDDLLSGTGIRATLSGIVLSVPVMGTWIHWALFGGEFPGDQIIPRLYTLHILLLPGIMLALVGAHLALVWYQKHTQFPGVRRKETNVVGVRIMPYFALKGGAFFTLVIGVLALMSGLFQINPVWNFGPYNPSQVSAGSQPDWYMGWADGLLRVWPPWELYLGDHTVPPVFFAGAIGIGVLVTLLLSYPFIERKLSGDTAHHNLLQRPRDAPVRTSIGAMAIAFFLVLTLSSFNDIFAVQFDLSLNATTWAGRIGLLIAPPLAYFLTYRICLGLQRADREVLDHGIETGIIKRLPHGEFIEIHQPLSVSPLEYQGAPVPKKMNKLGSAGRALPGSLLNPDPTEETRALERERR, encoded by the coding sequence ATGAGTTCACTCACCACGCCGACCAAGGGGTCGAGCCCGGTCGAGAAGGCGCTGGGCGACGCCGCGAACAACGCCGACCAGCGGTACCACGCGGCCAAGGGCCTGCGGCACCAGCTGAACAAGGTGTTCCCGACGCACTGGTCGTTCCTGCTCGGCGAGATCGCGCTCTACAGCTTCATCATCCTGCTGCTCACCGGTGTGTACCTGACGCTGTTCTTCGACCCCTCCATGCAGGAGGTCGTCTACCACGGCAGCTTCACGAACATGCAGGGCCTGGAGATGTCGCAGGCGTTCCGCACGACGCTGGACATCTCCTTCGACGTCCGCGGTGGGCTGTTCATGCGGCAGCTGCACCACTGGGCGGCGCTGATCTTCGTGGCGTCGATGGCCGTGCACATGCTGCGGATCTTCTTCACCGGTGCGTTCCGGCGCCCGCGTGAGGCGAACTGGGTGATCGGCGGGCTGCTGCTGATCCTGGGGTGCTTCGAGGGCTTCTTCGGCTACTCCCTGCCCGATGACCTGCTTTCGGGTACCGGTATCCGGGCGACGCTGTCGGGGATCGTGCTGTCGGTGCCGGTGATGGGGACCTGGATCCACTGGGCGCTCTTCGGCGGGGAGTTCCCGGGCGATCAGATCATCCCGCGGTTGTACACGCTGCACATCCTGCTGCTGCCGGGGATCATGCTGGCGCTGGTCGGGGCGCACCTGGCGCTGGTCTGGTACCAGAAGCACACCCAGTTCCCGGGGGTGCGCCGCAAGGAGACCAACGTGGTCGGGGTGCGGATCATGCCGTACTTCGCGCTCAAGGGCGGGGCCTTCTTCACCTTGGTCATCGGGGTGCTGGCGCTGATGTCGGGGCTGTTCCAGATCAACCCGGTGTGGAACTTCGGCCCGTACAACCCCTCCCAGGTTTCCGCCGGGTCCCAGCCGGACTGGTACATGGGGTGGGCCGACGGCCTGCTTCGCGTCTGGCCGCCTTGGGAGCTCTACCTCGGAGACCACACCGTGCCCCCGGTCTTCTTCGCCGGCGCCATCGGCATCGGCGTCCTCGTGACCCTGCTGCTGAGCTACCCCTTCATCGAGCGCAAGCTCTCCGGCGACACCGCGCACCACAACCTGCTCCAGCGCCCGCGCGACGCACCGGTCCGCACCTCGATCGGCGCGATGGCGATCGCCTTCTTCCTCGTGCTCACCCTCTCCAGCTTCAACGACATCTTCGCCGTGCAGTTCGACCTGTCGTTGAACGCCACGACCTGGGCCGGCCGGATCGGGCTGCTGATCGCCCCGCCGCTGGCGTACTTCCTCACCTACCGGATCTGCCTCGGCCTGCAGCGGGCCGACCGCGAGGTGCTCGACCACGGCATCGAGACCGGCATCATCAAACGGCTGCCGCACGGCGAGTTCATCGAGATCCACCAGCCGCTGAGCGTGAGCCCGCTCGAATACCAGGGCGCGCCGGTGCCGAAGAAGATGAACAAGCTCGGCTCGGCCGGGCGCGCGCTCCCGGGTTCGCTGCTGAACCCCGACCCGACCGAGGAAACCCGGGCCTTGGAACGGGAACGGCGATGA
- a CDS encoding SDR family NAD(P)-dependent oxidoreductase — protein MLERSGWIGYASEALVFGTLLDTVLDRTVLPGYSRLGYALRRRAWDGPAPGALDGRVALVTGAGSGLGEATATGLARLGAEVVLVVRDPGRGEQALARVRAVAPGAKIRAARCDVADFASVREFAAGESRVDVLVHNAGVLPPRRSESVDGHEITFATHVLGPLLLTESLLPALRAAGDGRVIMVSSGGMYTQPLAVDDPEYRNGRYRGATAYARTKRMQVELTPLLAERWRPDGVAVHSTHPGWADTPGLVGSLPSFRRVLQPVLRTPEQGADTAVWLAAADPQPASGRFWHDRRERPFHVLPGTAPKPGEAQRLLRYCLDAIGVSSGSAG, from the coding sequence ATGCTTGAGCGATCAGGCTGGATCGGATATGCATCGGAGGCGTTGGTGTTCGGCACGCTGCTCGACACGGTGCTCGACCGGACCGTGCTCCCGGGGTACTCCCGCCTCGGCTACGCCCTGCGGCGACGCGCGTGGGACGGTCCCGCTCCCGGCGCGTTGGACGGCCGCGTCGCGCTCGTGACGGGTGCCGGTTCGGGGCTGGGGGAGGCCACCGCGACCGGGCTGGCCCGGCTGGGCGCCGAGGTGGTGCTGGTGGTGCGCGATCCCGGCCGCGGGGAGCAGGCGCTCGCGCGCGTCCGCGCGGTGGCCCCGGGGGCGAAGATCCGGGCGGCCCGGTGCGACGTGGCCGATTTCGCGTCGGTGCGGGAGTTCGCGGCCGGGGAGTCGCGTGTGGACGTTCTCGTGCACAACGCCGGCGTGCTGCCGCCGCGGCGCTCGGAGAGCGTCGACGGCCACGAGATCACGTTCGCGACCCACGTGCTCGGCCCGCTGCTGCTGACCGAGTCGCTGCTCCCGGCCCTGCGTGCCGCCGGCGACGGCCGGGTGATCATGGTGTCGTCGGGCGGGATGTACACCCAGCCGCTCGCCGTCGACGACCCGGAATACCGGAACGGCCGGTACCGCGGCGCGACGGCGTACGCGCGGACGAAGCGGATGCAGGTCGAGCTGACCCCGCTGCTCGCCGAACGCTGGCGGCCGGACGGCGTCGCCGTGCACAGCACCCATCCGGGCTGGGCGGACACCCCGGGCCTGGTCGGCTCGCTGCCGTCGTTCCGCAGGGTGCTCCAGCCGGTGCTGCGCACACCGGAGCAAGGTGCCGACACGGCGGTCTGGCTGGCGGCGGCCGATCCGCAGCCGGCGTCCGGGCGCTTCTGGCACGACCGGCGGGAGCGGCCGTTCCACGTCCTGCCGGGAACAGCGCCGAAGCCGGGCGAGGCGCAGCGGTTGCTGCGGTACTGCCTGGACGCGATCGGGGTCAGTTCCGGCTCAGCTGGATGA
- a CDS encoding ATP-binding protein produces the protein MDTEHPPEGDVYSGLRPSAEVDRLCARIAATAEGVFDLRQRPRPPELRRRLVDGVGFGSAPATRLGFVLLVADELVDNAYRHTGAPLSLRYTRHGAGLLLEVTDGEPRNAHTLTAIRGGAHSRGTGLAVVANLALAWGVDRDVTEKTVWALLPDRA, from the coding sequence ATGGACACCGAACACCCGCCTGAGGGCGACGTCTACAGCGGACTCCGGCCGAGCGCCGAGGTCGACCGGTTGTGCGCCCGCATCGCCGCCACCGCCGAAGGCGTCTTCGACCTGCGGCAGCGCCCACGGCCACCGGAGCTCCGCCGACGGCTCGTGGACGGCGTCGGGTTCGGGTCCGCGCCCGCCACCCGGCTGGGCTTCGTCCTCCTGGTCGCCGACGAACTGGTCGACAACGCCTACCGGCACACCGGCGCGCCGCTGAGCCTGCGGTACACCCGGCACGGGGCCGGCCTGCTGCTGGAGGTGACCGACGGCGAACCGCGGAACGCGCACACCCTCACCGCGATCCGCGGCGGCGCGCACTCGCGGGGAACCGGGCTCGCGGTGGTAGCCAACCTCGCGCTGGCTTGGGGCGTGGACCGCGACGTCACCGAGAAGACCGTGTGGGCGCTCCTGCCCGACCGGGCCTGA
- a CDS encoding PQQ-dependent sugar dehydrogenase, which yields MSSSNRLRRWSRRWAPVAAVAVAGATLVAPAAEAAAGATVVGVASGRCLDVVGNSTTPKTRVNIYDCVGQANQQWTLTPAGELRVYDDAQCLDVAGQRTTAPADVQIYPCNGGANQKWKINADGSITGVQSGLCLDVTGAGTANSTLVGLWTCTGQDNQKWRSALGDTQPPTVPGNPRVSDLVCDAVTLSWNASSDNVGVAFYDVYHDGQLMKSVSTLSTSLTVVGGVTWGLYVNARDAAGNVSQASATVPITPPQCQPDNEPPSAPTRLTGSAAGTTVTLNWTAATDNIGVRAYDIYRGDTKAGTVTGTATTPPATTFVDSGLAANTAYRYHVVARDAQANASAPSATTTVTTGASCGDSVCAVTQLATDTDIPWGLATLPDGTILYTRRDAHDIVHLNPATGVKTTVGTVPGVDNTDGEGGLLGLAIAPSFASDHWLYLMHTSPGDNRIVRIKLENDRLDTGTEQVLLSGLLRNKFHNGGRLRFGPDGKLYASTGDAQNGDNAQNKASLNGKVLRINPDGSVPPDNPFGNQVWSYGHRNPQGLAFDSQGRLWEQEFGNAVMDETNLITKGGNYGWPACEGTSGTCGTSGFIAPKRTYPTADGSCSGIAIVRDVLYVACERGTRMYREVISGSDLTNVQAYFTGTYGRLRTAEPAPDGGLWLTTTNNGDKDSIPDNSNEKLFHVALGG from the coding sequence ATGTCCTCCTCGAACCGCCTCCGCCGATGGTCACGCCGCTGGGCGCCCGTCGCGGCGGTCGCCGTCGCCGGCGCCACGTTGGTCGCGCCGGCCGCCGAAGCCGCGGCCGGTGCGACCGTGGTCGGTGTCGCCTCCGGCCGCTGCCTGGACGTCGTCGGCAACAGCACGACGCCGAAGACGCGGGTCAACATCTACGACTGCGTCGGCCAGGCCAACCAGCAGTGGACCCTCACCCCTGCGGGCGAACTGCGGGTCTACGACGACGCCCAGTGCCTCGACGTCGCCGGCCAGCGCACCACCGCGCCCGCCGACGTCCAGATCTACCCCTGCAACGGCGGCGCCAACCAGAAGTGGAAGATCAACGCCGACGGCTCCATCACCGGCGTGCAGTCCGGGCTCTGCCTGGACGTCACCGGGGCCGGCACCGCGAACAGCACGCTGGTCGGGTTGTGGACCTGCACCGGTCAGGACAACCAGAAGTGGCGGAGCGCCCTCGGCGACACCCAGCCGCCGACCGTGCCGGGCAACCCGCGGGTGAGCGACCTGGTCTGCGACGCGGTGACGCTTTCGTGGAACGCCTCCAGCGACAACGTGGGCGTCGCGTTCTACGACGTCTACCACGACGGGCAGCTGATGAAGTCGGTGAGCACCTTGTCGACCAGCCTCACCGTCGTCGGCGGCGTGACGTGGGGCCTCTACGTGAACGCGCGCGACGCGGCGGGCAACGTCTCGCAGGCCAGTGCCACCGTGCCCATCACGCCACCGCAGTGCCAGCCGGACAACGAGCCGCCGAGCGCGCCCACGCGGCTGACCGGCAGCGCGGCCGGCACGACCGTGACCCTGAACTGGACCGCGGCCACGGACAACATCGGCGTCCGCGCGTACGACATCTACCGCGGCGACACCAAGGCCGGCACCGTCACCGGGACCGCCACCACCCCGCCCGCGACCACCTTCGTCGACAGCGGCCTCGCCGCGAACACGGCCTACCGCTACCACGTGGTGGCCCGCGACGCCCAGGCGAACGCGTCGGCGCCCAGCGCGACCACGACCGTGACGACCGGCGCGTCCTGCGGTGACTCCGTCTGCGCGGTGACGCAGCTCGCGACCGACACCGACATCCCGTGGGGCCTGGCGACCCTGCCGGACGGCACGATCCTCTACACCCGGCGCGACGCCCACGACATCGTCCACCTGAACCCCGCCACCGGCGTCAAGACCACCGTGGGCACGGTCCCGGGCGTCGACAACACCGACGGCGAAGGCGGTCTGCTCGGGCTGGCCATCGCTCCGAGCTTCGCGAGCGACCACTGGCTGTACCTCATGCACACCTCCCCCGGCGACAACCGGATCGTGCGGATCAAGCTCGAGAACGACCGGCTCGACACCGGAACCGAGCAGGTCCTGCTGAGCGGGCTGCTGCGCAACAAGTTCCACAACGGCGGCCGGCTGCGCTTCGGCCCCGACGGCAAGCTCTACGCCAGCACCGGGGACGCCCAGAACGGCGACAACGCGCAGAACAAGGCCAGCCTCAACGGAAAGGTGCTGCGCATCAACCCGGACGGCAGCGTGCCTCCGGACAACCCCTTCGGCAACCAGGTGTGGAGCTACGGCCACCGCAACCCGCAAGGCCTCGCGTTCGATTCGCAGGGCCGGTTGTGGGAGCAGGAGTTCGGCAACGCGGTGATGGACGAAACCAACCTGATCACCAAGGGCGGCAACTACGGCTGGCCCGCGTGCGAAGGCACGTCCGGAACCTGCGGCACGTCCGGCTTCATCGCCCCCAAGCGCACGTACCCCACGGCGGACGGCTCCTGCTCCGGCATCGCCATCGTGCGCGACGTCCTGTACGTCGCCTGCGAACGCGGGACCCGGATGTACCGCGAGGTCATCAGCGGCAGCGACCTCACGAACGTCCAGGCGTACTTCACCGGCACCTACGGCCGGCTGCGCACGGCGGAACCCGCCCCCGACGGCGGCCTGTGGCTGACCACGACCAACAACGGCGACAAGGACAGCATCCCGGACAACAGCAACGAGAAGCTCTTCCACGTCGCCCTCGGCGGCTAG